CGAGTTCGAGCGTGAGCGACCGCAGCAATGCTTCGGCGTCGCGCTCGAGGGCCTGCGCCGCACCGGCGATCAGTCGTGCATCTTGAACCTCAACGCCGCAGAGGCCGCCTTCGCCGTCTTCCGCTTCGACGAGGTCGAGCGGCTGGCGAACCGCTCCTTGCAGGCGCCGATTCACGATTGTCCGGCCTCGGCCCATACACACCTCGCCAACCTCTATCTGCTACAAGGCGACTTCCGACGCGCCATCGCCGCCGTGCAAGAGGCTCGCGCCCAGAGCGTACCGCGCCGCCTGCGGCAGCAGTTCGAGATGAACTTCACCGCCTGGCTGACACGCCTGCTCTTTGCGCTCGGCCGCTTCGATCGCGCCTTTGAGCTGGCGGAGCGCGTACTGGAGGCACCCGACCGTGTCGGTCTGCTCAGCTATTCGGCGGAGCTGATGGAGACGATCTATACGCTCGACGACTACGCCGCGCTGCAGGGACGCATCGAGCAGCTCCGCGAAGAGCGCAGCGCCCGTGGGGGCCTGCGCGATCGTCTGGGTCGCGGGCTGGAGCTGCTGCGGCTGCGCTTGCTGGCCTGGGCCCGGCGACGGCAGGCAGCGCGGCTGCTGGCGCAGCATGGCCTGCTCCGCGGGCTGCTGCGGCCCTACCTCAAGCCCTTGCCCTCCTGGAATCTTCCGCTGCTCGCAGAGGTCGCCGGCGACGCGGTCGTCGGCACCGTGATTCGCGAGCTCCGCCAGTCGATCGAGATGCGCGCCGCAACCGACCCGTACTACGCTGCGGTGGAGGGCGAGGGCGCGGCGCGGCGCGCAGATCACGCCGTGGCGTTGAAACGCGGGCGCCTCGCGCTTCAGCAGCTGCCGGACGAAGAGGTCCTGCTGCGGGCCCGCGTCGCCGCCTGGACGGGGGCCAGCGCCTACGCGCTCGGCGACCGCCTGCAGGCGCGCCAGGCCTTCGAGGAGGTGCTCGATCGTTGGCCGACCGCCCTGCGCGTGCTCGGCCTGCCGCTGCCCGTCCGCATTCGCGCTGACGCCACCCCCGCAGCGCAGCTCGTCGCGGCGCGGCTGGAGCACTCGCGGCGCCTGACCACCGATGCCCTGGGCCTCGGCTTCGTCGTCGCCGTCAATGCCCGCGGCAGGGCGCTGGAGCTCTGCCTCTTGGCGCCACGCGGGCGGCGCGTCGACTGCGTGCAGGGACCCGCGCCGGGCAGCGCTCAGGACGAAGCGGCGATCGTGGCGCTGATCGACGCCTTTCACCGGCAAGCGTTTGCGCCGAAGATCGACCTCACCCAGCAGGACATCAACGGCCTCGACGGAAGCGCCGTGGGCGGCAGGGCCGACGACGTGATCAAGAAGGCCTTGGGGGACTGAGCGATGGCAGGCGAAGAGTCGCGCTGGCCGCCGCGCCTGGTCGCGGTCGCGGTGCTGGTGATCGGCCTCGGCGTGCAGCTGGACCGTGCCGCTGGTGAGGCCAGCGCCACAGCGGAAGGCGCTGGCGTGGTCGCCGCAGCCCCGCCCTGCCGCAAGGCCGGTGGTCGCTGGACGACCCAGCGCGACGGTGAGGGCTGTTTGCTGCGCGGCCATCGCGAGGGCGTCTGGCGCTCGCGACCCGGTGCCGAGGAGACCTGGCTCCGTCACTACCAGCACGGCGTGCTCGAAGGGCCAGCATATTCCTACGGACCCGACTGCAGCCGGCTCCTCGAGGGCCGCTACGCGCGCGGCGAGCGCGAAGGCCGGTGGCACGAGTACCATCCCGGGGGCACGCTGGCGGCGACCGGTAGCTATCGCGCCGGGCGGCGCGTCGGCCTCTGGAGCTTCCACGACGCCACCGGCACGCGGATTCGGCAGGGACCCTTCGTCGACGGACGGGCAGAGGGGACCTTCGAGGAGTGGTTCGCCAACGGCCAGCCCTGGCATCAGGTCACCTTTCGCGCCGACGAGCGCCAGGGGCCAACCGAGGCGCGCTGCCGCGAGCGCGGCGGCAAGTGGCAGCAGGATTACGACGAGCGGGTGGAGGGCTGCCAGGTCGACGGACTGCGCGAGGGCGCCTGGGCCGGGTGGCATGCCGGCGGCCAGCTCGCCTGGCGCGGCACCTACCGGCGAGGCCTCCTGCACGGGACCTTCAGCGAGTTCCACCCCGACGGCCATCGGCTGCACCGCGGCGAGTACCGCGAGGACGTCCCGGTCGGCACGCACGTCTTTCGCCGCGCCGATGGCACGGTGCTCGGCAGCTCGACAATCGTCGCCGGCGAGGGCGACTGGCTGGCCTACTTCCCCAACGGGAAGCCGAGCGTCCGCGGCCGCTATCGCGCGGGGCGTTGGGACGGCGTCTGGGTGCACTACTACGAACGGGGCACGGCCAAGGAGCGCGTCACCTACAGCGCGGGCCGCGCCGATGGCCCCTACCAGCGCTTCTACGAGGACGGCGCGCTGATGGTGCAGGGCCGCTACGCCAAGGCGCAGCGGACGGGGTATTGGGAGGCCTTCTATCCCAACGGCGTCAGGGTCTGGGCCGGGCGCTTTGCAAACGACCTGCGCCAGGGTCCATGGCAGGAGTGGTACTACACGGGCGTCCTCAGGCAGAAGGGGCCCTTTGTCGCCGACCAGCGCGATGGCGTCTGGACCACCTTCGGCCCGGAGGGCAAGCGCACCAGCGCGGGGCCCTATCGCGCCGGCCAGCGCGACGGCGAGTTCACCCTCTGGTGGGAGTCGGGGCGTCCGTGGCGCAGGGTTTCCTTCCGCCTCGACACACCGCTCGACCGCGAAGAGGCCCTTTGTCTCAGCCGCGGCGGACAGCCACTGGTCGACACCACCGAGCGCGTCACGGGCTGTCAGCGCTGCTACCCGCTGCCCGATGGCAAGACGCAGCAGCAACGCGTCGGCTGGTGGAGCTGGTGGCACGCCAACGGCAAGGTGCAACGCGCCGGCGAGTACGTCGACGGCCACCGCGAGGGCCCCTGGACCTTCTACTTCGATAACGGTCAGCGCATGCTCGCGGGCAACTTCGAGGTGGACCACGAGACTACCCTTTGGCGCGGCTGGTTTCGCGACGGCACGCTACGCGTCGAGGGCTCCTACGCCGACGGCCTGCCGATCGGTCGCTGGACCATGTTCCACCCCAACGGCCGCCGCGCGGCCTCGGGCGACTACCGCGCCGGCAAGCGTGAAGGACCCTGGCTGGAATGGCACCCCACCGGGCGCATCGCCGAGCAGGGCAGCTACGTCGGCGGCCAGGCCGTCGGCCCCTGGTCGAGGACCTGGCCGAACGGTGCACGCAGCAGCAGGGGCCAGTACCGCGACGGCCAACGCACCGACACCTGGACCTGGTGGCGCCCCGATGGCCGACTCTGGCTCAAGCGCAACTATCAGGCGGGTCGCGAGGTAGCGAGCGGCACCCCGCTCCAGCCTCAGCGCGAGCCTGCAGCCGCGCGACCCGAGCAGAGGCCCCAGCAGCTCGCGCCGCTCCCCTAGCAGACGACGCCCCTTACCCTTGCTCGGTCGGCCGCCTCGTCGTCGCCGCGGCCGACAGCCGGCGTTGACACGACAGCCGGCGCGCCTTGACCCTTCGCGCGTCGGGGTCATAGGCTGCTGTGTTGGCAGCTCTCAGGCGGAGATCCCATGGCGCTCAAATCCGGCCCCCGTAACAGCTTCGGCACCAGACGCAGCTTGCAGACGGCCTCGGGCCCCGTCGCGTATTACAGCCTCAACGCCCTGGCCGAGAGCGGCGTCGCGGACGTCACGCGACTGCCCTACTCGATCAAGGTGCTGCTGGAGGCCTTGCTGCGCGGCGAGGACGGCCACGCCGTGCGGCGCGATGACGTGGCCAAGCTCTGTGGCTACGATCCGCAGCGCCCAGGCGAGCTCGAAATCCCCTTCAAGCCAGCGCGCGTGATTCTGCAGGACTTCACCGGCGTGCCGGCCGTCGTCGACCTCGCCGCGATGCGCAGCGCCCTGGCGACGCTCGGCGGCGACCCGACCCAGATCAATCCCCAATGCCCCGTCGACCTGGTGATCGACCACAGCGTGCAGGTCGACGCCTACGGCTCAGCGAGCGCGCTGGCCCGCAACGCCGAGCTGGAGTTCGAGCGCAACCACGAGCGCTACGCCTTCCTCCGCTGGGGGCAGCAGGCCTTCAGCAACTTCCGCGTCGTGCCGCCGGCGAGCGGCATCGTCCACCAGGTCAACCTGGAATACCTCGCCACCTGCGTGCAGCAAGGGACCGAGAGCCCTTCCGGCGAGGCAGGGCCCGTGCTCTATCCCGACACGGTCGTCGGCACGGACTCGCATACGACGATGATCAACGGCCTCGGGGTGCTGGGCTGGGGCGTCGGCGGCATCGAGGCCGAGGCCGTCATGCTCGGCCAGCCGATCTACCTGCTCGCGCCCGAGGTCGTCGGTATGCGCCTGATCGGCGAACTGCCCGAGGGCGTCACGGCCACCGACCTGACGCTGGGGGTGACGCAGCTCCTGCGTGAACACGGGGTGGTCAACAAGTTCGTCGAGTTCTGCGGGTCCGGCCTGGCGGCGCTCTCGCTCGCCGACCGCGCCACGGTGGCCAATATGGCGCCCGAGTACGGCGCGACGATGGGCTTCTTCCCGGTCGACGACGAGACCCTGCGCTACCTGCGGCGCACGGGGCGCTCAGCCGCGCGACTCGATCAGGTCGAGCGCTACTGCAAGGAGCAGGGGCTCTTCCGCGGCGCCCAGGCCGCAGAGCCGCACTTCGCCGCCGTGCTCGAGCTGGACCTGAAGACGATCGAGCCCTGCGTCGCCGGTCCCAAGCGGCCCCAGGATCGCGTCGCCGTGTCGCGGCTGCGCGAGTCGTGGCAGCAGTCCCTGCGCGCTTCGACCGAGCAGCGCGGCTTCGCGCTGTCGGAGGCGCAGACGAGCGAGCGCGCGACCGTCAGCTACCCCGACGGCCGCACCGCTGCCCTAACCCACGGTAGCGTCGTAATCGCCGCGATCACGAGCTGCACCAACACCAGCAACCCCTCGGTGCTGCTCGCCGCCGGCCTGCTCGCCAAGAAGGCCGTCGAGGCCGGCTTGAGCGTCGGGCCGACGGTCAAGACCAGCTTGGCCCCCGGCTCGCGCGTGGTCACTGAGTACCTCGACCGAGCAGGACTCAGCTCGCACCTCGACGCGCTCGGCTTCCAGACGGTGGGCTACGGCTGCACGACCTGCATCGGCAACAGCGGCCCGCTGCCGGCACCCGTGATGGCTGCCATCGAAGAGGGCAAGCTGGTCGTCGCCAGCGTGCTCTCGGGCAATCGCAACTTCGAGGGCCGCATCAATCCGCACACGCGCGCCAACTACCTGGCCTCACCGCCGCTGGTGGTGGCCTACGCGCTGGCGGGAACCGTCGACATCGACCTCGATCAGGAGCCGCTCGGTTATGGCCGCGAGGGGCAGCGCGTCTACCTCCGTGACCTCTGGCCGACCCAGGCCGAGATCGCCGCCCACCTCGATGCCGCCCAGGATCCCGAGGTCTTTCGCCGCTGCTACGCAGGCATCGAGCAGGGCAACGCGCAGTGGAACACGATTCCAATCAGCGGCGGCACGCTCTACGAATGGAACGCGCAAAGCACCTACATCCAGCAGCCGCCCTTCTTCGTCGACATGGCGCCCGCGCCGCAGCCGATCGCGCCGATCGCCGACGCCCGACTGCTCGCGCTGCTCGGCGACAGCGTCACCACCGACCACATCAGCCCCGCGGGATCGATCGCCAAGAGCAGCCCGGCCGGCGCCTACCTGCTGCAGCACGGCGTCGCCCACCAGGACTTCAACTCCTATGGTGCGCGCCGCGGCAACGACCGCGTGATGACGCGCGGCACGTTCGCCAATATCCGCCTGCGCAATCGGCTCACGCCCGGCAAGGAAGGCGGCTTCACCACGCACTTCCCGAGCCTTGAGGTGCTGACGATCTTCGAGGCCGCGCAGCGCTACCGCTACGCCGGGGTGCCGACGATCGTGCTGGCGGGCCACGACTACGGCATGGGCAGCAGCCGTGACTGGGCCGCCAAGGGCACCTACCTGCTGGGTGTGCGCGCGGTCATCGCGCGCTCGTTCGAGCGCATTCATCGCAGCAACCTCGTGGGGATGGGCGTGCTCCCGCTCGAGCTCGTCGAGGACGCCGCGCCGACTGCCTTGGCGCTGAGCGGACGCGAGCTGCTCTCGATCGCCATCGACGACAAGCTGCGGCCGCGGCAGCGTGTTCGCGTCGAGGCGCGCGGCGAGGACGGCAGCGTGCGCAGCTTCGAGACGATCTGCCGCATCGATACGCCGGTCGAGGTCGAGTACTACCGCAACGGCGGCATCCTGCACACGGTGCTGCGTCAGCTGCTGCGCAACCGCTGAGCGCGCGACAGGAACCGGCAAGCGGTGACGCACCACCATCCAAGCTCCGTCGGCGCCGCGGGCGCGCCCACGGCCAGCGCTCTGCTGATGCCGGTGGCTTCACCGCTGCCGCAGGACGTCGCGGTCTCCTTCGAGTTCTTCCCGCCCAAGGACGATAAGGCCGAAGCGCGCCTCTGGGCGGCCATCGACCGACTGGCCGTTTTGCGCCCGGCCTACGTCTCGGTGACCTATGGCGCCGGTGGCTCGACGCGCGAGCGCACCCACGCGACCGTCGCGCGGCTGCGCCGCGAGACGGCGCTGGAGCCAGCAGCGCACCTGACCTGCGTCGGCGCGAGTCGCGCCGAGATCGACGCGATCGCCAGGCACTACTGGGAGGTGGGAGTGCGTCACATCGTCGCCCTACGCGGCGATCCCCCGGCGGGGAGCACGCGCTACGAGCCGCATCCGGAAGGCTACGCCTACGCGGCCGACCTCGTCGCGGGCCTGCGCCGCGTCGCGGACTTCGAGATCAGCGTCGCCGCCTATCCCGAGCTGCACCCCGAGGCGAGCAGCGCCCAGGCGGATCTCGACGCCCTCAAGCGCAAGCTCGACGCCGGCGCCACCGAGGCGATCACGCAGTTCTTCTTCGACGTCGAGGTGTACTTCCGCTTTCTCGATCGCGCCCTCGCAGCGGGCATCACCGCGCCGCTGATTCCGGGCATCCTCCCCGTCACCCACTTCGCCCAGATGGCGCGCTTCGCCGCCAGCGCCGGTGCCAGCGTGCCGCGCTGGGTCGCCGAGCTCTTCGCCGGACTCGACGACGACGCGGAGACGCGACGGCTCGTGGCGGCCTGCGTGGCCGCCGAGCAATGCCGCGCACTGCACGCGGGCGGCGTCAAGCAGTTCCACTTCTACACGCTCAATCGCGCTGACCTGACCTTCGCCATCTGCCACATCCTCGGCGTCCGCCCGCGACCCACGGCGGGCTGAAGCGCCAGCGGCTGCCCGGGGGCAAGGTCCGCCCGCTGCAGGCGTCGACCGCGCGCGAATCGCTCTGGCCGGCGCGAATGACCACTCGATCGACGAGGATCCGGGTCGCACGCAGGGCCAACTCGGCGTCGTCGACCTGGCCTACGTCAGCGAACATGTCTTCGGCACCACCAACGTGGCGGCGCACGACGTGGCGCATCAATTCGACGCCGCCGCCCCGCGGACCCTCCAGGACTGCATCACGACGCTCTACCAGCGTGCGCGCACTGCCGGCGTGTTCGCCGACGCCTACGCCGCGACGAACAGGGCGGAGTACTTCGCCCAGGGCGTGACCCACTACAGCGTCGAACCAGCTGCCAGCGCCACCTTCGGCCTCACCCGCCAATGGCTAGCCGACCACGACCCCGATCTCTACGACCTGCTGCGCACCATCGGCGCAGCCACCACACCGCTCGCATCGATTACCTGCCCGCAGCAGTAGCTGAGCGGTTCAGCTCTCCCGGGTTTGGGTCGCCGGGGTCGCCGGGCTCTGCGCGCGCGCGGTCCAAGCAGAGCGGCGGGCGCCTGATCTCGACTCGGCCGTTGGGATAGAAGTCCGCGAACTCGAGCTGCCGCGCCGTCTCCAGGCGGTCGGCCACGGCCTCGGCGCGTTCGAGCCCGAGCCGCATTCTGAAGGCCCCCAGCTCGCCGCGCATCCGGTGCTGGAGGCGCTGAATGCGCTGCAGCGTCGAGAGGTACGCACCGCGCCAGATCTCGAGATAGGGCCGATGGTCGAAGGGACTGACCGACATCAGCTGCCGCAGGCGATTCGCGGGCAAAAAGGTATAGGAGCGCACATCTGGGAAGCGGCGCAGCACCCAGCCGCGCGTGTTCTCAAAGCGCGTATACGAGACGGTGCGGATGTTCTGATCGAAATTGAAGAGCATGCCTCGCGCACTGGCGAAGCCCGGCGCGCGAGAGACGAAGGGCACAAAGGGATCGAGCACGAAGATCAGCCCCGCCCCGCGCTTGATCGCCTCGACGAAGTTCGAGGTGCGCGTCACGCCGCCATCCTCGTAGAAGCGGCCACCGATCCGCGTCGCGCCAAACGCTGGGTTGAGGCTGAGCGAGGCGCGAATCGCCACACTGATCGGGACGTCGTCGTGCCCGGTCGAGCCGAAGATCACGTGCTCGCGCTCGTCCTGGTCGGTGACCCCGATGAAGAGCGGGCGCGGCAGCAGACGGAAGTCGTTGGTCGCGCCCGGCGCCAGCAGCGCCTGGCGAATGGTCCGCTCGAAGCCGTCGGCGCGAAAGAGCGGCACCATCAGCTCGGCCGAGTCGAAGAAGAGCGACTCGAACGAGGGCCCACCACCGAAGGGAATCAGCCGGCGTAGGGCCGCCGCTCCCAGCTGCGCGCCGCGCCAGATCCGCCTTCCCAGCGCCGGATAGTCGACGTGCGAGAGCCGAAAGAGCCGCATGTCGATGCGCCCGAGCCGGCCGCCCTCGACGCCCGCGACCGAGGCCATGAACTCATCGATCGAGTAGCCCGCGGCGATCAGTCCGGTAACCACGGCGCCCGCGCTGATACCGAAGTAGAGGTCGAAGTCGTTGATGCCATGCCCGCCCAGACAGTCATCGAGGCACTTCAGCGCGCCCATCTCGAAGTAGATGCCGGTGATGCCGCCGCCCGCCGCGCAGAGGGCGCGCTTCTCGCGGCGCGGCGCGGTCAGCAGCCGGTGGGTCTCGGCGAGCAGCAACTGGGCGAGCTCGACCTGGCCGGCGCTCGGCTCGCCGGCGCCCGCCTCGGAGAGCGGCTGAGTGCTCGCCTGGCGTTGCCGCAAGACGGCGCCGATGCCGCGCCGTCCCAGCGCCAGAATCAACCGATCGACCGCCGTCGTGTCTGCAGCCGGCAGCAGCGCGACGATGCGATGGAAGCCGAAGCGCGTCTCGATATCCGAAAGCTCGTCGAGGCGGTCGATCAGGCCGACCATTTCATCGGCCCGCACGTCAATGCAGGTATCGTCGACCAGGCAGCGCAGGTCGACCACGAGCAGGTTGACATAGGTCGTCTGCAGCGCCTCGAGCAAGCGCTCATGGTCGAGCTGCAGCTCCCAGAGCGTCTGCAGCCCAAGGCAGTCGAGCTGCATCCGCGAGCTCTCGGGGTCGGGGCAGCTGCAGCCGCTCACGCGTCCGAGCGCCCGCTTCAGCGCCGTGAACGCAGCCTCCGAGGGTCCGAAATAGACGACGCGCTGGGGCGGCAACTCGATCGGCGGAGACGCCTGCTCGTCACCGCCATCGACCGTCAGGGAAAGCGGGGCTCGCGTCATGCTCAGCTCGCGCGATAGGTGTCGACCGACCCCTTCACTCTAGCACGGCCGCCGGCGCTCCAGCGGCAGCACGCCCTCGAGGCCGATCGACTGCACCGAGGCGGCGGGGCTCAGAGCTCGAGCAGCAGCCGCTCGGGCGCCGCGACCGCGTCGACGACATGCCGCAAGAAGCTGACGGCCTCGCGGCCATCGACGATGCGGTGGTCGTAGGAAAGCGCCAGATACATCATCGGCCGCGCCTCGATGCGATCGTGCTGGTCGACCACCACGGGGCGCCGCTTGATCGTGTGCATGCCGAGAATGCCGCACTGCGGCGGGTTGAGGATCGGCGTCGACAACAAAGAGCCGTAGACACCGCCGTTGGAGAGGGTAAAACAGCCGCCCTGCAGCTCGGAGAGCTCGAGCCGTCCCGTGGCGGCGCGCTCGGCGAGCGCGGCGATACCACCTTCGATCGCCGCCAAGCCGAGCCGATCGACGTCGCGGAGCACGGGGACGACCAGCCCGCGCTCGCTGCCCACCGCCACACCGAGGTCGTAGTAGTGCTGCTCGACGAGCTCGTCCCCATCGAGCCGCGCGTTGAAGGCCGGCACGCGCCTCAGCGCCTCGACCACAGCTTTGACGAAGAAGGACATCAACCCGAGCTTGATGCCGTGGCGCCGCACGAAGTCCTCCTGATGGCGCGCGCGCAGCGCCAGCACGGCGCTCATGTCGACCTCGTTGAAGGTCGTCAGAATCGCCGCCTGCTGCTGCGCCTGTACGAGGCGCTCGGCCACGCGCCGACGCAGGCTGCTCAGGGTGCGGCGCGTCTCGCGCGCCGCTGGAGGCGCGCAGGCCGGCTGCGACCCGACCGTGGCCTCAGTAATCAGCCGCGACGCCTCAGCCCGCGCGTCCCTCCCCTCAGCGGCCACCTGCCCCAGACGGGCGCGGTCGAGGCCGTGAGCCCGGGCCAGCCGGCGCAGTGAGGGCGGGAGGACGGTCGCCGCGGGAGACGGCAGCGGCGCAGGAGCCTCCGCCGGCGCACTTTCCACGGGAGATGCGTCGGGCTGGGTGGCAGGGCTTGGGGCCGCCGCCTGCTGCGCCTCGTCGATCACGCCGACGACCTCGCCCACGCGCACCTGGGCCCCGGCCGCCGTGCGAATGCCCAGGCACCCGGCCGCCGGCGAGTCGATCTGCATCGTGATCTTATCGGTCTCGAGCTCGAAGAGCGGCTGGTCGCGCGCGACCAGCTCACCCTCCGCGGCCTTCCAAGCGACGAGCACGCCCTCGCGAATCGACTCGCCGACCGCCGGCACGACGACGTCAACGGTCATCGGCCACCTCCACCGCCCTTACGCCCGCCTCGCGGCCGTAGAGCGCCTCCTTGATCACCCATTCCTGCTCCTCCCGATGCCGGCGCAACGAGCCCGTGGCCGGACTCGCGCTGGCCTCGCGACCGACGTAGCCCAGCGGTCGATCGGGAAAGAGCGCGCGCAGTCGCGGCTCGAGAAAGCTCCAGGCGCCGCGATTCTGCGGCTCCTCCTGCGCCCACACCAGCTCCGTCGCCTCAGCATGATCGGCGACGCTGCGCCGCAGTAGGGCCTCATTCAGCGGGTAGAGCTGCTCGAGGCGCAAGAGCGCGACATCGGTCACACCATCGGTCTCGCGTCGGGCGAAGAGCTCCCAGAACAGCTTGCCACAGCAAAGCACCAGCCTGCGCGTGCGGGCCGGCGGTTGAGGATCCGGCAGCAGCTCGGCGAAGCCGCCCTCGCAGAGCGCGCGGGCCGGCGAGACGACCCGCGGGTGGCGTAACAAGCTCTTCGGCGTCATCACGATGAGCGGCAGACGCATCGCGCGCCTGACCTGGCGGCGCAGCAGGTGGAAGTACTGCGCGGGCGTCGAGGGGACACAAACCTGGACGTTCTGCCGCGCGCAACCCTGGAGGAAGCGCTCGAGATAGGCGTTGGAATGCTCCGGCCCCTGACCCTCGTAGCCGTGCGGCAACAGCAGCACGAGGCCACAGCCACGCTGCCACTTCGACTCGGCCCCGAGAATGAACTGATCGACGATCACCTGCGCGCCGTTGACGAAGTCGCCGAACTGCGCCTCCCAGAGGATCAGCATACCCGGCTCGCTCAACGCGTAGCCATACTCGAAGCCCAGCACCGCCGCCTCCGACAGCGTGCTGTTGTAAACGCAGAAATGCGCCTGCTGCGGGTGGAGCTCGTTGAGCGGCACGTAGTGCTGCGGGCTGTCCATGTGCTGCCAGACCGCGTGCCGTTGCGAGAAGGTGCCACGCGCGCTGTCCTGACCGCTCAAACGGACGGGCGTGCCCTCGCGCAGCAGGGTGCCAAAGGCCAAGAGCTCGGCAAAGCTCCAGTCGATCGCGCCGTCGCCGGCGCTGGCCTGGAGGCGCGCGGGCAGCTGGCGCGCCACCTTCGGATTGAGGCGAAACCCAGCAGGCACGCGACAGAGGACCTCGGCGACCTCCTGCAGGAGCGGCGCGGTGACCCCGGTCGCGACAGGATCGAAGCTGAAGGGCGCATCGAACCCCTCCCAGGCGCCCCCGAAGGCCTGGACCTGCACGGTCACGCTGCGCCGCCGCGCGGATTCATGCGCCTGCTCGAGCTGCTGGCGGAACTGACTCGCATGCGCCTGCGCGTCGTCGTCGGTCAGCACCCCCTCGGCGACCAGGCGGCGCAGATAGAGCTCACGCACCGACGGGCGCTCGCGCAGCTTGGCGTAGAGCATCGGCTGGGTCAGCGCCGGGTCATCGCCCTCGTTATGCCCATGACGCCGATAGCAGAGCATGTCGATCACCACGTCGGCATGGAACTGCTGGCGGAAGCGCAGCGCCAACTCGATCGCCCCGACCATCGCCTCTGGGTCGTCGCCGTTGACGTGGAGCGTGGGCGCCTCGACGATCTTCGCCACGTCGGTGGCCTGGCGGGTCGAGCGCCCCTCCTCGGGCGTCGTCGTGAAGCCGATCTGGTTATTGATCACGACGTGGAGCGTGCCGCCCGTGCGATAGCCCGGCAGCCGCGATAGGTTGAGCGTCTCGGCGACCACACCCTGCCCTGCGAACGCCGCATCGCCATGCAAGAGCAGCGGCAACACGCTGGTGCGCAGCTCCGTGTCGCCCCGCCTGCGCTGCTTGGCGCGCACCCGCCCTTGGACCACCGGGCTGACGGCCTCGAGATGGCTCGGATTGGCGGTCAGGCTGAGATGCAGCCGCTCGCCCGTCCGCGTGACCCAATCAGCGCTATAGCCCTTATGGTATTTGACGTCGCCATCGCCCTGAAAGGACTCCGGGAGGAAGTTGCCCTCGAACTCGGAGAAGATCGTCTCGTAGGA
This genomic stretch from Pseudomonadota bacterium harbors:
- a CDS encoding 2-oxoglutarate dehydrogenase E1 component; protein product: MLARWEGDPTSVPASWQAFFEGVAFAGGMARAAPGGGAAAQAHRAQAHRAQAHRAQPHRAQAAVDNLITAYRRRGYRVANTDPLGGGEPAVQPATLTLEHWGLGESDLERGFDVAWARQPAQRLPLREIVAGLRQRYCGAVGVEYMHIEEREPREWVAAEIESAQERSGLSPERRRAILQSLTDAELFEKFTHSRYPGQKRFSLEGGETLIPALHAVVELGPTLGVREVVLGMAHRGRLNVLANVIGMSYETIFSEFEGNFLPESFQGDGDVKYHKGYSADWVTRTGERLHLSLTANPSHLEAVSPVVQGRVRAKQRRRGDTELRTSVLPLLLHGDAAFAGQGVVAETLNLSRLPGYRTGGTLHVVINNQIGFTTTPEEGRSTRQATDVAKIVEAPTLHVNGDDPEAMVGAIELALRFRQQFHADVVIDMLCYRRHGHNEGDDPALTQPMLYAKLRERPSVRELYLRRLVAEGVLTDDDAQAHASQFRQQLEQAHESARRRSVTVQVQAFGGAWEGFDAPFSFDPVATGVTAPLLQEVAEVLCRVPAGFRLNPKVARQLPARLQASAGDGAIDWSFAELLAFGTLLREGTPVRLSGQDSARGTFSQRHAVWQHMDSPQHYVPLNELHPQQAHFCVYNSTLSEAAVLGFEYGYALSEPGMLILWEAQFGDFVNGAQVIVDQFILGAESKWQRGCGLVLLLPHGYEGQGPEHSNAYLERFLQGCARQNVQVCVPSTPAQYFHLLRRQVRRAMRLPLIVMTPKSLLRHPRVVSPARALCEGGFAELLPDPQPPARTRRLVLCCGKLFWELFARRETDGVTDVALLRLEQLYPLNEALLRRSVADHAEATELVWAQEEPQNRGAWSFLEPRLRALFPDRPLGYVGREASASPATGSLRRHREEQEWVIKEALYGREAGVRAVEVADDR